A genomic region of Ancylothrix sp. D3o contains the following coding sequences:
- a CDS encoding shikimate kinase: MTDLLKGVNLYLIGMMGAGKTTAGRLLAAQLNYRFVDTDEMIEKVAGKPITEIFGQEGEAAFRELESKVLGEVAAYKNLVVATGGGIVLRRENWGYLRHGVVLWLDVPVEQLYARVKDDNSRPLLQDPDPMAKLQSILESRQNLYAQADVRVRVEAGQTPKQVAAVAFEEIRKALKPEQSQSAELN, from the coding sequence GTGACGGATTTATTAAAAGGCGTGAATTTGTATTTAATAGGCATGATGGGAGCGGGAAAAACAACCGCAGGCCGACTATTGGCTGCCCAATTAAATTATCGCTTTGTCGATACAGATGAGATGATAGAGAAAGTAGCAGGAAAGCCGATTACAGAAATATTTGGCCAAGAAGGAGAAGCAGCTTTTAGAGAATTGGAAAGCAAAGTTTTAGGTGAAGTTGCTGCCTATAAAAATTTAGTGGTAGCCACCGGCGGCGGGATTGTTTTGCGGCGGGAAAATTGGGGTTATTTGCGTCATGGTGTCGTGCTGTGGTTGGATGTGCCGGTGGAACAACTTTATGCAAGAGTAAAAGATGATAACAGTCGGCCTCTGTTACAAGATCCTGACCCAATGGCAAAGCTGCAAAGCATTTTAGAAAGTCGGCAAAATTTGTATGCTCAAGCCGATGTGCGCGTCCGAGTCGAAGCCGGTCAAACGCCCAAACAAGTTGCCGCAGTTGCATTTGAGGAGATCCGCAAGGCGTTAAAACCAGAGCAAAGTCAGTCGGCGGAGTTAAATTAG
- the argB gene encoding acetylglutamate kinase, translating into MLTEQEITNLDDATRVRVLSEALPYIQKFAGRTVVIKYGGAAMKDSSLKDKVIRDIVFLACVGLRPVVVHGGGPEINSWLDKLGIEPQFKDGLRVTDAPTMDVVEMVLVGRVNKELVSLINQAGGQAVGLCGKDGNLFEARPEGKEGIGFVGEVSQVNIGLLESLVNNKYIPVVSSVAADKNGQAYNINADTVAGELAAALGAEKLLLLTDTAGILENYKDPSTLIPKLDIQQARHLISTGVVAGGMIPKVQCCVRSLAQGVKATHIIDGRVPHALLLEILSDAGIGSMLVSSEFIRS; encoded by the coding sequence ATGCTAACCGAACAAGAAATCACTAACTTAGATGATGCAACGCGGGTGCGAGTGCTTAGTGAGGCACTGCCCTATATTCAAAAATTTGCCGGTCGCACTGTTGTGATAAAATACGGCGGTGCAGCAATGAAAGACAGTTCGCTCAAAGATAAAGTTATCCGCGATATTGTGTTTCTCGCTTGTGTTGGTTTGCGGCCCGTAGTCGTTCATGGCGGTGGCCCAGAAATCAATAGTTGGCTGGATAAACTAGGAATTGAACCGCAATTTAAAGACGGTTTACGAGTCACAGATGCGCCGACAATGGATGTGGTAGAAATGGTTTTAGTCGGGCGTGTGAATAAAGAACTCGTTTCTTTAATTAATCAGGCCGGTGGTCAAGCAGTGGGGCTTTGTGGCAAAGATGGAAACTTGTTTGAAGCGCGACCAGAAGGCAAGGAAGGTATCGGTTTTGTCGGCGAAGTTAGCCAGGTAAATATTGGGCTTTTGGAATCTCTGGTAAACAATAAATATATCCCGGTGGTTTCCAGTGTAGCAGCCGATAAAAACGGTCAAGCTTATAATATTAATGCCGATACAGTAGCGGGTGAACTTGCCGCAGCTTTGGGGGCGGAAAAGTTGCTTTTGTTGACAGATACCGCCGGCATTTTGGAAAATTATAAAGACCCCTCCACCCTAATTCCCAAATTAGATATTCAACAAGCACGGCATTTGATTTCGACAGGTGTAGTGGCCGGTGGAATGATTCCAAAAGTGCAATGTTGCGTGCGTTCTCTGGCCCAAGGCGTGAAAGCCACTCACATTATTGATGGTCGAGTTCCCCACGCTTTACTGTTAGAAATTTTGAGCGATGCTGGTATTGGTTCAATGTTGGTGAGTTCAGAGTTTATTCGCAGCTAG
- a CDS encoding sensor histidine kinase: MNNLLTDLEHRNAALEQKVKDLTEQINQKDRILEENQTEFNRLKDHLVQMEKMAMLGQMVSGISHEINNPINFIYGNLPYVEEHIEAVLKVLETYQSVYPSKNPALENVLEETEIDFVLEDLPRLVESMKVGAERIRELVLNLRNFYRLDEAQMKEADLNAGIESTLVMLHNRYKQKIEVIKQFGDLPPVECHINQLNQVFMNLLGNAIDALLVKELQCCEENNKTSVSDKKKIAITTQKIAEDKVSITISDNGLGISAEVKNRVFEPFFTTKPIGVGTGLGLSISHQIVTQTHGGKIYCFSTPGEGSTFVVELPIHQSQKLAPEKLTETSNHLSMAKKN; this comes from the coding sequence ATGAACAACCTATTAACAGACCTAGAACACAGAAATGCAGCCCTAGAGCAAAAAGTTAAGGATCTCACAGAACAGATCAACCAAAAAGACAGGATTTTGGAAGAAAATCAGACAGAGTTCAACAGGCTAAAAGACCATTTGGTACAGATGGAAAAAATGGCAATGCTGGGTCAAATGGTCTCTGGAATATCCCATGAAATTAATAATCCTATCAACTTTATTTATGGAAATTTACCCTATGTGGAAGAACACATAGAGGCGGTTTTAAAAGTATTAGAAACCTATCAAAGCGTCTATCCATCTAAAAATCCAGCCCTAGAAAATGTACTGGAAGAAACAGAAATAGATTTTGTTTTGGAAGATTTGCCTCGCCTGGTGGAGTCGATGAAAGTTGGGGCCGAACGAATTAGAGAACTGGTCTTAAACCTGCGAAATTTCTACCGTTTGGATGAAGCACAAATGAAAGAAGCCGATCTCAATGCCGGTATTGAGAGTACCTTGGTAATGTTGCACAACCGCTATAAACAAAAAATAGAAGTTATTAAACAGTTCGGCGATTTGCCGCCGGTGGAATGCCACATCAACCAACTCAACCAAGTATTTATGAATTTACTCGGCAACGCCATCGATGCGCTTTTGGTAAAAGAATTACAATGCTGTGAAGAAAATAACAAAACTAGCGTTTCCGACAAGAAAAAAATTGCCATCACCACCCAAAAAATTGCCGAGGATAAGGTTTCCATTACCATCTCTGATAACGGATTAGGAATTTCCGCCGAAGTTAAAAACCGCGTCTTTGAACCGTTTTTTACCACCAAACCCATCGGCGTCGGTACCGGCTTAGGTTTATCGATTTCTCATCAAATTGTCACCCAAACTCATGGCGGAAAAATTTATTGTTTTTCCACCCCTGGCGAAGGCAGCACTTTTGTAGTAGAGTTGCCTATTCACCAGTCACAAAAACTCGCCCCTGAAAAACTAACAGAAACAAGCAATCACCTTTCTATGGCCAAGAAAAACTAA
- a CDS encoding recombinase family protein, whose product MWGWEVDKIYTDLGERTQLKQLFKDCKKEGAEYLLIRRLEELGDTVQEVCEVLAKLELLGLKIVAIESEFIIQEEIKRSDLLKFISEIQQNQRSRLIRQGHARNRIKALPPPGKPPYGYRRSKDRYVLDRSAAPVVKDFFEHFLLYGSLRGAVRYLEQKYGKKISVATGRKWLTNPVYRGDLAFKNGEVISNTHLAIISREEAAQVERILRRNQSLPPRTASSPRSLSGLVVCGNCDSAMTVVRVTAYRKEREYLYLRPTNCPNRPKCKSMLYEEILKQTIEAICEDLPRAVGGLKMPRREGMKEKLCAEIEAKQQIIAQLPALRENGILDRETEQLRTYKLRTEIAELQSQVSQLPPGNLREIAQAVSLEQFWLDLSESERRFYFREFISQVEIIRENGSWKLRVIFIF is encoded by the coding sequence ATGTGGGGGTGGGAAGTTGATAAAATTTATACTGATTTAGGGGAACGAACGCAACTCAAGCAACTTTTTAAAGATTGCAAAAAGGAGGGGGCGGAGTATTTATTAATTCGCCGGTTAGAAGAATTAGGGGATACGGTGCAAGAAGTTTGCGAAGTTTTGGCGAAACTGGAATTGTTAGGGTTAAAAATTGTTGCCATTGAATCGGAGTTTATAATTCAAGAAGAAATTAAACGTTCAGATTTGTTGAAATTTATTAGTGAAATTCAGCAAAATCAACGCAGCCGGTTGATTCGCCAAGGGCACGCTCGCAACCGTATCAAGGCTTTACCGCCACCCGGAAAACCGCCTTACGGATATCGGCGTTCTAAAGACCGTTATGTGCTAGATCGCAGTGCGGCGCCGGTGGTGAAAGATTTTTTTGAACATTTTTTGCTTTATGGTTCTTTGCGCGGTGCGGTGCGTTATTTAGAGCAAAAATATGGTAAAAAAATTTCGGTAGCTACGGGGCGGAAATGGTTAACAAATCCGGTTTATCGAGGGGATTTAGCCTTTAAAAATGGTGAGGTAATTTCTAATACTCATTTGGCGATTATTTCACGGGAAGAAGCGGCGCAGGTGGAGCGAATTTTACGCCGCAATCAATCTTTGCCACCGCGTACTGCCAGTTCTCCTCGTTCGCTTTCTGGGTTGGTGGTGTGTGGAAATTGTGATTCGGCGATGACGGTGGTGCGGGTAACGGCGTATCGCAAAGAGCGAGAATATCTTTATTTACGTCCAACAAATTGCCCGAACCGGCCTAAGTGTAAATCGATGCTTTATGAAGAAATTTTGAAACAAACAATTGAAGCAATTTGTGAAGATTTACCCCGTGCAGTCGGGGGTTTAAAAATGCCGCGTCGGGAGGGTATGAAAGAAAAATTATGTGCTGAAATTGAAGCGAAACAGCAAATTATTGCACAGTTGCCGGCGCTGAGGGAAAACGGAATTTTAGATAGAGAAACTGAACAATTGCGAACTTACAAACTCCGCACAGAAATTGCTGAGTTGCAAAGCCAAGTTTCCCAACTGCCACCCGGAAATTTACGCGAAATTGCTCAGGCGGTTTCACTAGAGCAGTTTTGGCTAGATTTGTCAGAATCAGAGCGTCGGTTTTATTTTCGAGAATTTATCAGCCAAGTGGAAATTATCCGTGAAAATGGTAGCTGGAAGCTACGAGTTATTTTTATTTTTTAA
- a CDS encoding VOC family protein, protein MQVTQYLHTAILVSDLERSADFYSGILELKKVERVLKFPGIWYEIGDCQIHLIVASEVPADRVDEQKWGRNRHLALRVENLEAAKEKLVACGCEFQMSASGRPALFTEDPDGNIIELSE, encoded by the coding sequence ATGCAAGTAACTCAATACCTCCATACGGCTATTTTGGTGAGTGATTTAGAACGCTCTGCGGATTTTTATAGCGGGATTTTGGAATTGAAAAAAGTTGAGCGGGTTCTAAAGTTTCCGGGGATTTGGTATGAAATTGGCGATTGTCAAATTCATTTAATTGTGGCTTCAGAAGTGCCGGCGGATCGGGTTGATGAGCAAAAGTGGGGACGCAATAGGCATTTGGCTTTACGAGTAGAAAATCTGGAAGCGGCAAAAGAAAAATTAGTTGCTTGTGGGTGCGAATTTCAGATGAGTGCTTCTGGACGACCGGCTTTATTTACAGAAGACCCGGATGGGAATATTATTGAGTTGAGCGAGTGA
- a CDS encoding WD40 repeat domain-containing protein translates to MKEMQPEYNFHKANLLPTQPLIFAEKNTGFYSNDLLVKDLNTTLETLPLKCLKSLIYHEDSVYDIVLSSDKKILFSTGADSTIQQWDTDTYRRQNSLTGPSDEIRCLAISPDGKTLASGSDDCQINLWDLNTNTCKKTLAGHTQWLASLAFSPDGKSLASASYDSTIKIWDAKKGSLKQTLESHQDAVFSIAFSPDGKTLASASRDNTIKLWQLTTGWLPKWKVLQTLEAHTASVFEITFSPDGKFLASASRDHSVKIWNLETGQLSTNLQAHSDWVNCIAISPDGKLLASGSADKTIKIWDLNTALLKTTLIGHTGEVLSLTFNDNKTLISASADKSINFWQID, encoded by the coding sequence ATGAAAGAAATGCAGCCAGAATATAACTTCCATAAAGCAAATTTATTGCCCACGCAGCCCTTAATATTCGCCGAAAAAAATACAGGCTTTTATAGCAATGACTTACTGGTTAAAGACTTAAATACCACTCTTGAAACTCTCCCCTTAAAATGCCTTAAAAGCCTTATTTACCACGAAGACTCTGTTTATGATATAGTCTTAAGCTCGGATAAAAAAATCCTCTTCAGCACCGGCGCAGATAGCACCATCCAGCAGTGGGATACAGACACTTACCGCCGCCAAAACTCCCTCACCGGCCCCTCAGATGAAATTCGATGTTTAGCCATCAGTCCCGATGGAAAAACCCTAGCCAGTGGCAGCGATGATTGTCAAATAAACCTCTGGGATCTCAACACCAATACCTGCAAAAAAACCCTGGCCGGTCATACACAATGGCTTGCATCCCTCGCCTTTAGTCCAGACGGAAAAAGCCTCGCCTCCGCCAGCTACGACAGCACAATCAAAATTTGGGATGCCAAAAAAGGCAGCCTCAAACAAACCCTTGAATCACATCAAGACGCCGTTTTTTCTATTGCCTTTAGTCCAGACGGCAAAACCCTCGCCTCCGCCAGCCGCGACAACACTATCAAACTTTGGCAACTCACCACTGGCTGGCTGCCAAAATGGAAAGTTCTCCAAACCTTAGAAGCACATACCGCCTCTGTTTTTGAAATAACTTTTTCCCCAGATGGCAAATTTCTCGCCTCTGCAAGCCGCGATCATAGCGTCAAAATTTGGAACCTAGAAACCGGCCAACTTTCCACCAACCTACAAGCACATTCCGACTGGGTAAATTGCATTGCCATCAGCCCCGATGGAAAACTTCTTGCCAGTGGAAGTGCCGATAAAACCATCAAAATTTGGGATTTAAACACCGCACTCTTAAAAACCACCCTCATCGGGCATACCGGCGAAGTTTTATCCCTTACTTTTAACGATAACAAAACCCTCATTAGCGCCAGTGCTGATAAAAGCATTAACTTTTGGCAAATTGATTAA
- a CDS encoding molybdenum cofactor biosynthesis protein B: MPTPHPDTEKIKVNCAVITVSDTRTPETDRSGQLIQQLLTQAGHLVTAYAILKDEPILIQAKLEELSGVSDLDVLIFNGGTGIAPRDTTYDALAGLLDKTLPGFGEIFRWLSYQEIGSRAMASRAIAGVYSQKIVFSIPGSSGAVKLALEKLILPELIHLVGQLNQGKNS, from the coding sequence ATGCCAACTCCTCACCCAGACACAGAAAAAATCAAGGTCAATTGTGCAGTAATTACGGTTAGTGACACGCGAACGCCTGAAACTGATCGAAGCGGGCAGTTAATTCAACAGTTGCTTACACAGGCCGGCCATTTAGTGACGGCTTATGCAATTTTAAAAGATGAACCGATTTTGATTCAGGCAAAGTTAGAAGAGTTGAGCGGTGTTTCTGATCTGGATGTTTTAATTTTTAATGGTGGCACCGGCATCGCACCGCGAGATACTACTTATGATGCCCTTGCGGGATTGTTAGACAAAACTTTACCCGGATTTGGGGAGATATTTCGCTGGTTGAGCTACCAGGAAATTGGCTCGCGGGCGATGGCTTCGCGGGCAATTGCTGGGGTTTATTCCCAGAAGATTGTGTTTTCAATTCCGGGGTCTTCGGGAGCGGTTAAATTGGCACTAGAAAAGTTAATTTTACCGGAATTAATTCATTTAGTTGGGCAGTTGAATCAAGGTAAAAATAGCTGA
- the psb28 gene encoding photosystem II reaction center protein Psb28: MAQIQFSRGIIEDVVPDVRLTRSKDGRNGTATFYFQDPKALAQESTDEITGMYMIDEEGEISTREVKAKFVNGKASALEAIYVMKTPEAWERFMRFMERYAEEKGLGFTKSS; encoded by the coding sequence ATGGCTCAAATACAGTTTTCCAGAGGAATCATCGAAGATGTGGTGCCGGATGTTCGTCTTACGCGTTCAAAGGATGGCAGAAACGGCACCGCTACTTTTTATTTTCAAGATCCCAAAGCTCTCGCCCAAGAGAGTACCGATGAGATTACTGGGATGTATATGATTGATGAGGAAGGGGAAATTTCAACGCGGGAAGTTAAGGCAAAATTTGTTAATGGCAAAGCTTCCGCCCTTGAGGCAATTTATGTTATGAAAACGCCTGAAGCTTGGGAGCGTTTTATGCGGTTTATGGAGCGTTATGCTGAGGAAAAGGGTTTAGGCTTTACGAAGTCTTCGTGA
- a CDS encoding DUF1565 domain-containing protein: MATVYVNPSTGKDTNSGTQSAPFKTIYRALQQASSGTTIQLNPGTYNAASGEAFPVVIPAGVTLLGSETSKGSSIVIEGSAPYNSPTFGRQNITIWLDNQAQLRGVTVTNRASSGTGVWVESTAPTIVNNTFTNSVREGVYATGTAQPIVTDNVFAQNGGNGISFVKNAKGEVRRNVFRATGYALAIGENSAPLVADNQIRENRCGMVISGTARPVLRKNLVERNTQDGITVIGTAIPDFGSSQDPGGNILRDNTQFDLQNATSRQLISAGNQVNPVKIKGDIDLVANVVPAPGPTPAPTPTPTPIPTPTPTPIPTPTPTPRPTPSPSPSPIPPTGLTDIRGHWAEVFISAMVAKGFITGFPDGTFKPQTNLTRAQYAALLAKTFNLPAKRTATVFSDVQASFWAATAIQKASEMGFISGFPDKTFRPNQNLTRVQAIVSLINGLALVGGNPNSLLVYSDRAQIPSYATDEVATATEKNIVVNHPYLESLNPLRDITRAEIAALVYQSLVAVGQAEAVNSSYIVVAG; this comes from the coding sequence ATGGCTACTGTGTACGTTAACCCAAGTACCGGCAAAGACACTAATTCTGGTACTCAATCGGCGCCTTTTAAAACAATTTACCGCGCTCTGCAACAAGCAAGTAGCGGCACGACGATCCAACTCAACCCCGGCACCTATAACGCTGCCTCTGGGGAGGCTTTTCCTGTGGTTATACCGGCCGGTGTTACCCTGCTGGGAAGCGAAACCAGCAAAGGAAGCAGCATCGTCATTGAAGGAAGCGCACCCTACAATAGCCCGACTTTTGGCCGGCAAAATATTACAATTTGGCTGGATAACCAAGCCCAACTGCGGGGAGTTACGGTAACAAACCGCGCCAGTAGTGGCACCGGCGTCTGGGTAGAGTCAACTGCACCCACCATTGTCAACAACACCTTTACCAACTCGGTACGCGAAGGCGTGTATGCCACCGGCACTGCTCAGCCAATTGTCACCGACAACGTATTTGCACAAAACGGCGGAAACGGAATTTCTTTTGTGAAAAACGCCAAAGGAGAAGTGCGGCGGAATGTGTTTCGGGCAACTGGCTATGCTTTAGCGATTGGCGAAAATTCAGCGCCCTTGGTTGCAGATAACCAGATCAGAGAAAATCGCTGTGGGATGGTTATTTCTGGAACAGCAAGGCCGGTGTTACGAAAAAATCTTGTAGAACGGAATACACAAGATGGCATTACTGTCATTGGCACCGCTATTCCCGATTTTGGCAGCAGCCAAGATCCGGGGGGAAATATCTTACGAGATAACACGCAATTTGATTTACAAAATGCGACATCAAGACAGCTTATTTCTGCCGGCAATCAAGTTAACCCTGTCAAAATAAAAGGCGATATTGATTTAGTTGCCAATGTGGTGCCGGCACCTGGGCCAACACCGGCTCCCACGCCAACACCCACACCTATCCCCACGCCAACTCCGACACCTATTCCCACCCCAACACCCACGCCCCGCCCCACGCCCAGTCCGTCGCCTAGCCCCATCCCCCCCACAGGCTTAACGGATATTAGAGGTCATTGGGCCGAGGTATTTATTAGCGCAATGGTCGCCAAAGGCTTTATTACTGGCTTTCCTGATGGAACATTTAAGCCCCAAACGAATTTAACTCGCGCTCAATATGCGGCGTTGCTGGCGAAAACTTTTAATCTTCCTGCTAAAAGAACGGCGACGGTTTTTTCAGATGTACAGGCTTCTTTTTGGGCAGCAACAGCAATTCAGAAAGCAAGCGAAATGGGGTTTATTTCTGGTTTTCCTGACAAGACGTTTCGCCCAAATCAAAACTTAACACGAGTCCAGGCAATTGTGTCTTTGATTAATGGTTTGGCGCTGGTTGGTGGCAACCCAAATTCGCTGCTTGTATATAGTGATCGGGCTCAAATTCCCAGTTATGCAACCGATGAGGTGGCAACTGCAACCGAGAAAAATATAGTGGTGAATCATCCTTATTTGGAATCCCTTAATCCGCTGCGCGATATCACCCGTGCAGAAATAGCGGCGCTGGTTTATCAGTCGTTGGTGGCGGTGGGACAAGCTGAGGCGGTTAATTCAAGTTACATTGTGGTGGCCGGTTAG
- a CDS encoding DNA-directed RNA polymerase subunit omega, translating to MHKRINNIDTTQLMRKAEDLICNSSNRYRITVQVANRAKRRRYEDYEHPDDPMMKPVLRAIMEMSDELTQPEIIGD from the coding sequence ATGCACAAACGCATAAATAATATCGACACCACGCAGCTAATGCGAAAAGCAGAAGACTTGATCTGTAATTCTTCTAACCGTTATCGGATCACTGTACAAGTTGCAAATCGCGCCAAACGCCGGCGCTATGAAGATTACGAGCACCCAGACGACCCAATGATGAAGCCGGTTTTGCGAGCCATTATGGAAATGTCCGATGAACTCACTCAACCTGAGATTATCGGAGATTAG
- a CDS encoding DUF2927 domain-containing protein — protein MIKLQPFIFAAIALVATTTGLTVKAFPQPEFLKSDISRTAYQAISPKSAFLSAEQIDYFLEVAMGSEFPASNGVVRKWQGEIRIQVQGTPTLEDMNTVRSVIKEINFLAEGSIYLRVDEHNPNMKIYFVPEEEFAEYESNYQPVNYGFFWTYWNNNQVITRGNILISTEDVTQKERSHLIREELTQSLGLMRDSSRYENSIFYQGWTDVNEYSQIDKVLIQTLYRPQIQPGMSREQVRQVLMGLLPAQNPQQRLTYPGMK, from the coding sequence ATGATTAAACTCCAACCTTTTATCTTTGCGGCTATTGCCTTGGTAGCGACAACAACCGGTTTAACTGTTAAAGCATTTCCTCAGCCGGAGTTTCTGAAATCCGACATTTCCCGCACTGCCTATCAAGCTATTTCCCCAAAGTCTGCTTTTTTGTCTGCCGAGCAGATTGATTATTTTTTAGAAGTCGCAATGGGTTCAGAATTTCCAGCCTCTAATGGTGTGGTTAGAAAATGGCAGGGAGAAATTAGAATTCAGGTACAAGGAACGCCAACGCTTGAGGATATGAATACAGTTCGTAGCGTAATCAAGGAAATTAATTTTTTAGCTGAGGGGAGTATTTATTTGCGTGTTGATGAGCATAATCCTAATATGAAAATTTATTTTGTTCCCGAAGAGGAATTTGCGGAATATGAGTCAAATTACCAGCCGGTTAATTATGGTTTTTTTTGGACATACTGGAATAACAACCAAGTCATCACCAGGGGAAATATTTTGATTAGCACAGAAGATGTGACGCAAAAAGAACGCTCTCATCTGATCCGAGAAGAGTTAACTCAATCTTTGGGCTTGATGAGAGATTCTTCTCGCTATGAAAACAGTATTTTTTATCAAGGTTGGACGGATGTTAATGAGTATTCTCAAATCGATAAAGTTTTGATTCAAACACTTTACCGGCCTCAAATTCAACCAGGGATGAGTAGGGAGCAAGTGCGACAAGTTTTAATGGGTTTGCTTCCTGCACAAAATCCTCAACAACGTCTGACTTATCCAGGTATGAAATAA
- a CDS encoding SH3 domain-containing protein, translated as METLALVHLTVAYEDPNPPQLRSLDEIKLKLPSSAWIGLAGMILSLMVFTTAPEQAQAASCGGGGGSSHHGGGGGGGGSRPVKVSTNGSALRIRSGPGTGYGVIGGLSNGTTVSTTGRVSNGWIQLSNGGWIAGNWVASSGSSGGGGGGGGNRVATNGSALLMRNGPGGSIIGSLANGSRISLTGRYSGSWAQLSNGAWVSSRWIR; from the coding sequence ATGGAAACCCTAGCGCTCGTTCACTTGACGGTGGCCTACGAAGACCCTAACCCGCCACAACTGCGCTCACTTGATGAGATTAAATTAAAACTTCCCAGTTCAGCTTGGATCGGTCTTGCAGGCATGATTCTCTCACTAATGGTTTTCACAACAGCCCCCGAACAAGCCCAAGCCGCTAGCTGCGGTGGCGGTGGCGGCAGTTCCCATCACGGCGGTGGTGGCGGTGGCGGTGGCAGTCGTCCCGTCAAAGTCTCCACCAATGGCAGCGCACTCCGCATTCGTTCCGGCCCCGGCACCGGCTATGGTGTGATTGGCGGCTTATCCAATGGCACAACAGTTTCCACCACCGGGCGCGTCTCTAATGGCTGGATTCAGCTTTCTAATGGCGGCTGGATTGCCGGCAACTGGGTTGCAAGTAGTGGTAGCAGCGGCGGTGGTGGCGGTGGCGGTGGCAATCGTGTCGCCACCAACGGCAGTGCCTTGTTGATGCGAAATGGCCCAGGCGGTTCTATCATTGGCAGTTTGGCCAACGGAAGCCGCATCTCTTTGACGGGCCGGTATAGTGGTAGTTGGGCTCAACTTAGCAACGGTGCTTGGGTTTCCTCGCGTTGGATTCGCTAA
- a CDS encoding GDSL-type esterase/lipase family protein produces MQTLVNSVSKSLPKAKSQPLKVIALGDSLVYGYGDPEGGGWVERLRRCWMYSGDTGHVLYNLGVRGDRVRQVANRLEIEFRHRGELRNRVPDVLILSVGVNDSARIGRPDGRNYTELDIFQKDIAVLLDLAQSLCPVIFVGMVPVDELQMPFLDTFYYNLADQFRYKETTKQACLSRQIPYLDIFDLWMERGEDWRRSRLCDDGLHPNVAGYKSLLQDVFSWEPIASLAKVSDTTRPALG; encoded by the coding sequence ATGCAAACACTGGTAAATTCTGTTTCTAAATCGTTACCAAAAGCGAAAAGCCAACCGCTGAAGGTGATCGCGTTGGGAGATAGTCTGGTTTATGGCTATGGAGATCCAGAGGGAGGCGGTTGGGTAGAACGGTTGCGTCGCTGCTGGATGTATTCTGGAGATACGGGTCATGTTTTATACAATTTGGGGGTGCGGGGAGATCGGGTGCGTCAAGTAGCGAACAGGCTTGAAATCGAGTTCCGCCATCGGGGAGAGTTGCGTAATCGGGTACCCGATGTGCTGATTTTGTCAGTGGGGGTAAATGATTCGGCTCGGATTGGCCGGCCCGATGGACGAAATTATACAGAGTTAGATATTTTTCAAAAGGATATAGCAGTTTTGCTGGATTTAGCACAAAGCTTGTGTCCGGTAATTTTTGTGGGGATGGTGCCGGTGGATGAACTGCAAATGCCGTTTTTAGATACTTTTTACTATAATCTCGCCGATCAGTTCCGCTATAAAGAAACGACAAAACAAGCTTGTTTAAGCCGGCAGATCCCTTATTTGGATATTTTTGATTTATGGATGGAACGGGGAGAGGATTGGAGGCGGTCGCGTTTGTGCGATGATGGGTTACATCCAAATGTGGCCGGTTATAAATCTTTATTGCAAGATGTATTTAGTTGGGAGCCGATTGCCAGTTTGGCAAAAGTCTCCGATACAACTAGACCGGCTCTTGGATAA